ACGGCGCGAAGATCGTGAGGGGGGCCGAGAGTCGACCCCCACTCACATAGGGCTGTTTCGGGATCTGGTTGAACACTTCGTCACCCGCGGTCGCGGCGAAGTCGGCGAACTGGAGTTCGGCGACTGGTCGAATTCCGCCAACGGCTGCGCCGAGCGCCATTCCGGCTATCCCGATCTCCGACAGCGGCGTGTTCCTGACGCGGTCACCACCGTATTTCTCGTGGAGGCCTGCAGTCTCACCGAAGTTGCCGCCGAACTCCTCGACGTCCTCACCGAAGAGAACGACGTCATCGTCCCGCTCGAGTTCCTCGCCGAGGGCTTCCGCAATCGCTTCGATGTATGTGATCTCTCTCGTCATGGTTACTCCCCCTGCCCATACAGCGGGGTCCGGTAGACGTTCTCGTAGGCCGTTTCGGGTTCCGGTTCGGGGCTCTCACGGGCGAACTCGATGGCTTCCTGTACTTCCGCGCGGATGGCCTCGATCATCTCGTCGATGTCCTGTTCCGTGACGACGCCGTCGTCGAGCAATTGCTTTCGGTAGTTCTTGAGTGGGTCTTTCAGCTCTCGCTCCTCTTCGAACTCGGTCTCGTCGCGGTACGTCTGCTTGTCACCCTCGAAGTGCGGGCCGAGCCGCGCGACGCGACTCTCGATAACCGACGGCCCTTCCCCGTTTCGGGCACGTTCAATTGCCTCAGAAACGGTTTCGTAGACCGTCTCTACGTTACTCCCGTCAATGCTCTCGTTAGGGATCTTGTGTGGAATCCCATAGTCTGAGAGGTTGTCGGGTGACAGTGCCGACGATGGGGTCGAAATCGCCCACTGGTTGTTCTCGATGACGAACACCACCGGGAGGTCCCAGTAGGACGCGAATACCAACGCTGTGTGGAACGATCCCCTGCTGGTCCCGCCGTCACCGATCGTCGTGACCGCGACGTTGTCCGTCCCTTTCATCTCCTCGGCGAACGCCAGCCCGACCGCTGGATTCTGCCCGGACCCGATCGTCGCGGCGTGTCCGTACAGCTTCCGCCCGACGTCCGAGACGTGCATCTGTCCGCCGTACCCCTTGTTCGACCCGCCGCTCTTGCCGTACAACTCGGCCATGATCTCACCGAGCGGGACGCCTTTCGCGACGTACTGGCCGACGAGTCGGGCCCCACCCACCGCCAACCAGTCGTCGTCCCGCATCGCCTGACTCATCCCTACGTGCGTTCCTTCGTGTCCGTAGTCCAGGTGGACGAACCCCGGAATCTCTCCTTCCTGAAACCGAGTCTTGATCTCGTCTTCGAACTCCCGAATTCGGAGCATTTCTCGAAGGAACCGTTTCGAGGTCTCCTCATCGATTGCCATTATCTATCACGGATTGCACTCCTCCGTGCCCCGCAATAAAAGTATCTCAGAACGGAGGTAAGAGCCCTACTACCCTGCACGGTATACAGTTCGGTTCTTCCCTATGCGTCGACGCCTGGGAAATATTTATACGGTAGATTAGTAACCACGGTTCATGGAGCTTG
The Halomarina pelagica DNA segment above includes these coding regions:
- a CDS encoding thiamine pyrophosphate-dependent dehydrogenase E1 component subunit alpha; translated protein: MAIDEETSKRFLREMLRIREFEDEIKTRFQEGEIPGFVHLDYGHEGTHVGMSQAMRDDDWLAVGGARLVGQYVAKGVPLGEIMAELYGKSGGSNKGYGGQMHVSDVGRKLYGHAATIGSGQNPAVGLAFAEEMKGTDNVAVTTIGDGGTSRGSFHTALVFASYWDLPVVFVIENNQWAISTPSSALSPDNLSDYGIPHKIPNESIDGSNVETVYETVSEAIERARNGEGPSVIESRVARLGPHFEGDKQTYRDETEFEEERELKDPLKNYRKQLLDDGVVTEQDIDEMIEAIRAEVQEAIEFARESPEPEPETAYENVYRTPLYGQGE